A single region of the Chloroflexota bacterium genome encodes:
- a CDS encoding 2,4-dihydroxyhept-2-ene-1,7-dioic acid aldolase codes for MRPNKVKALWRAGKPALVGWMSIADTYAAEVLANTGLDALVLDTQHGMGIGPDRAAAWLQAVSSTETVPIVRVPWNEPAYVQWVLDAGAYGVIIPLVGTREEAAKAAGACRYAPLGYRSVGPNRARYYAGADYLQRANEEIICLVMIEDIKAVDRLDQIASVPGIDGLYIGPWDLAMTMGVDPTTYAKNEAHAAACAKVLEAAKRHKLVPGTHVNSPEEALHRFKQGFLFSPITTDTGSLGKGAASALNLVRSGLGR; via the coding sequence ATGCGCCCAAATAAGGTCAAAGCCCTCTGGCGTGCCGGGAAGCCTGCCCTCGTCGGCTGGATGAGCATCGCCGACACCTACGCCGCCGAAGTGCTGGCCAACACCGGCTTAGACGCCCTCGTCCTCGATACGCAGCACGGCATGGGCATCGGCCCCGATCGCGCCGCCGCCTGGCTCCAGGCCGTCAGCTCCACGGAGACCGTCCCCATCGTGCGCGTCCCTTGGAATGAGCCCGCCTACGTCCAGTGGGTCCTGGACGCCGGGGCCTACGGCGTCATCATTCCCCTGGTGGGCACCCGGGAAGAAGCGGCCAAGGCGGCGGGCGCCTGCCGCTATGCGCCCCTGGGCTACCGCAGCGTGGGACCCAACCGCGCCCGCTACTACGCCGGGGCCGATTACCTCCAGCGCGCCAACGAGGAAATCATCTGCCTGGTGATGATCGAAGACATCAAGGCTGTGGACCGCCTGGACCAGATCGCCTCCGTTCCCGGGATAGACGGCCTCTACATCGGCCCCTGGGACCTGGCGATGACGATGGGCGTTGACCCGACGACCTACGCGAAGAACGAGGCGCACGCCGCAGCCTGCGCCAAAGTGCTCGAGGCGGCCAAGCGGCACAAGCTTGTCCCCGGCACGCACGTCAATTCCCCGGAAGAAGCCCTCCACCGATTCAAGCAGGGCTTCCTCTTCTCGCCGATCACCACGGACACGGGAAGCCTGGGGAAGGGCGCGGCTTCAGCCCTCAACCTCGTCCGCTCCGGCCTGGGGAGATAG
- a CDS encoding radical SAM protein, translating into MRISEIFYSIQGEGVYAGVPMVFVRLQGCPFRCTWCDSVYTWDPKGGEEMALEAVLGAAAKWPAKHACITGGEPLAQPREFKELAKALKQRDYFIAVETSGGYALPMDAPVDSWVMDIKCPGSVMERHNKYGELARLRGCDQVKFVVASRRDFDFALDVLRKHPTRAAVLFSPAWDQVNPAELAEWVKSDAPNARLSLQIHKVIWAPNRRGV; encoded by the coding sequence ATGCGCATCAGCGAGATTTTCTATTCGATCCAGGGCGAGGGCGTCTATGCCGGCGTGCCGATGGTCTTCGTGCGCCTGCAAGGGTGCCCGTTCCGATGCACCTGGTGCGATTCGGTCTATACGTGGGACCCGAAGGGCGGCGAGGAGATGGCGCTGGAGGCAGTGCTGGGCGCGGCGGCGAAGTGGCCTGCGAAGCATGCCTGCATCACTGGGGGAGAGCCGCTGGCGCAGCCGAGGGAGTTCAAGGAGCTGGCGAAGGCGCTGAAGCAACGGGACTACTTCATCGCGGTGGAGACTTCGGGCGGGTATGCGCTGCCGATGGATGCGCCCGTGGATTCGTGGGTGATGGATATCAAGTGCCCCGGCTCCGTCATGGAGCGCCACAACAAGTACGGTGAGCTGGCCCGATTGCGCGGATGCGACCAGGTGAAATTCGTCGTGGCCAGTCGCAGGGATTTTGACTTCGCGCTTGATGTGCTGAGGAAGCATCCGACGAGAGCAGCGGTGTTGTTCTCCCCGGCGTGGGATCAGGTGAACCCGGCGGAATTGGCCGAGTGGGTGAAGTCGGACGCGCCGAACGCGAGGCTTTCGCTGCAGATCCACAAGGTGATCTGGGCGCCGAATCGCCGAGGGGTGTAG
- a CDS encoding Zn-ribbon domain-containing OB-fold protein — protein MDACPSTPTAASFRRPSSTASTTSTRRCARYAARPPPRSPTATPSSSPPPPATRPAHSSSGANDMTQPGGKYGPLAALPLPEPGWDNYKFWDYCKQHKLYLQRCAKCRNYWYYPRPLCPVDQSREMVWTKMSGKGKVWTFTIAHHPVLPAFAKDVPLPVGVIKLDEGKVYMAGRLMNVKPQDVRIGMPVKVTWFDASEDISLPYWTPIRR, from the coding sequence ATGGACGCCTGCCCGTCAACACCAACGGCGGCCAGCTTTCGGAGGCCTTCATCCACGGCTTCAACAACATCAACGAGGCGGTGCGCCAGATACGCGGCACGTCCACCACCCAGGTCCCCAACTGCAACGCCGTCCTCGTCGCCGCCGCCGCCAGCGACCCGACCGGCGCATTCATCCTCCGGAGCGAATGATATGACCCAGCCAGGCGGAAAATACGGGCCCCTCGCCGCGCTCCCGCTCCCGGAGCCGGGCTGGGACAACTACAAGTTCTGGGACTATTGCAAACAGCACAAGCTCTATCTCCAGCGCTGCGCCAAGTGCCGCAACTACTGGTACTACCCGCGCCCTCTCTGCCCGGTGGACCAGTCCCGCGAAATGGTCTGGACCAAGATGAGCGGCAAGGGGAAGGTCTGGACCTTCACCATCGCCCACCACCCCGTCCTGCCCGCCTTCGCCAAGGACGTCCCGCTTCCCGTCGGCGTCATCAAGCTCGATGAGGGCAAGGTCTACATGGCCGGCAGGCTCATGAACGTCAAGCCCCAGGACGTCCGCATCGGCATGCCTGTCAAAGTCACCTGGTTCGACGCCTCAGAGGACATCTCCCTCCCCTATTGGACCCCGATTCGCAGGTAG